From the genome of Spirosomataceae bacterium TFI 002, one region includes:
- a CDS encoding Calx-beta domain-containing protein yields MKKIISTKFGLLLVGLFLFQNQTYSQVVVSNVIENFDNEYPLGCTDPENFITFKTFSQGGVSFALDQKLQVNKNGIMAAGNACAFLETVNASDGETNIGPLRITTPKTSFTINSFSAYVSGASGGKPQSSGNVTFIGTQSDGTVLTETVAIGIGSETSGHHTGIEFVGDLLNAQIVSLKFTLAAGLTYLDIDDLEFSTAAIIEEQFSIDNVTASEGNSGTKTFNFTITRSSSVGAASVDVMTNDISAITGSDYTAISSTTINFADGEATKTVAVLVEGNVVKEADKTFSVDLSNPSVGYSILDGQGIGTILNDDGVIETFEDELNNSSVFAQNGVHFESTGSMKVLNRNGLGANGSNYFLATPPVGPFVNGNVGGFKIASPGAFFEIKSLDYWIANGIESSFSLTPYFGTVDFIGTKADGTGTITVSQLLPAPNLNDFDNLDFTGTSLEGILLSKLEFSLSGGTPEINYLQIDNLDYNISYSTATQVSIADVSFIEGSGTGNTTTSVVVSRTNNSTAFSVDVASSDGSATVNDDYLPLTTSVNFTAGGNLSESVIFTGVKDDLLEENETILLTLSNATNGALLLDEVGIATILEDDLVCETFEDDANGASSFSESGMTFSTTGDWKVKNGTGFGASSSDFFLSSGSSAGTGEVGNITLNSTTTAFKLSKLDAWTATSLPNLMAGDVLFTGTEAGTGSTYTFNITVTPTTNRGDGYQTIDFTSTALDGVLLSSLNVSLASPLEYIDIDNFCYATEILPPVIDIKDATLAAITNNGPASTANSTDFETVCGSSPVSKTYTITNIGGADLNFTGSDPIYAVLGGTNADQFAITSQPIAAVTGGSSTTLEITYTPTNTGAHAATITLTSDDPVNPSFVINIAGTGKFTAAPTDATASSSIICGGDQVTLSATGCTGIIQWYEVNGGTAVSSPVAPMATNSFKATCTIDGCESDFSANSNTVTVIIPEAVSPGDVNITWTGAISTDWNLSCNWSPAWVPDVTNAKVIIPNTTNKPVLATSAEIKVMDIAADAKLEIANTGDLDVRGNGGTDMGIKVSGLLENRGALSLESATNTAAEVCIYLAGNGSRFDNLGSGLVRINALDEAFEIGTVASISAIITNGPNATIVIENGIGIRMDQPTDILTFTNEGNFVYNGSARVLDYQGTVTTNNSGSIKINSGTGISNPSGSDITNSGDIIMTTGSYVNGGTTLNQGLIQMPNAFDFVNAGTFTNDGILKANSISGITNNKIALENNCPLISIGATNDFVIDGYFSDAIATVSAGTYSLTNPVNTFIPVSTMPTGVNTIYAKITKNSVTRIVPFDFTNNKPTAVSISKTDICVGESITLNATCPSGSTVIWYNSASGSNTPFATGDGHSFLPIVGGSVSYYAACEISACSQSTRTQTSNAVSTYAIPVAPTVVDQSVCSGGGITLAGTCAAGSSIVWFTDNLGSNLISPALTNVTATATYFAACEGTNPASCQGPIVPVILNVETPLSFLNYGFEYFNNLYACDNGSIQAFVLDSRITGSPYNIQWQVDETGAGFVDIVPSATYSGLTNDTLTINNTTVAMENFRYRATISNLCSSVQSDTSILKINRLPSIFTEPIGQTVCVGNETTLSVVADGSGLSYQWQVNTGSGFVNVTNGGNYSNIYSPNLKISNIQNSSSGDVYQCIIYNSCQSVTSASATIVVDPTITILGQPGDRSVCQGSTIDFAVSAVHLGGSSVTYQWQRSGNGLTYTNITNNANYAGAQTNVLSLSNIPAGLNNYRFRCVMNGYCQSEGVLLSVTPIATVTSNPKNVEICQGNNAIFNITAAGNGLTYRWQVNQGSGFVNLFDGGIYQGATSPSLKLNFPSASINNYQYRCVVSGSSSCDVIADTSAIATITVGMAAEANTILWNSPISTDDGVSQAVGYILAINDILQPNGKAEYRAGNSILLNPGFEVEAGAVFTARIRNPCQTTPITNSQNGIPDTIIK; encoded by the coding sequence ATGAAAAAAATAATTAGTACCAAGTTTGGTCTATTGCTGGTAGGTTTGTTTTTATTTCAAAATCAAACCTATTCTCAAGTTGTAGTTTCCAATGTAATTGAAAACTTTGACAACGAATATCCATTAGGATGTACTGACCCAGAAAACTTTATTACTTTCAAAACCTTTTCGCAAGGTGGGGTTTCTTTTGCTTTGGATCAAAAACTCCAAGTGAATAAAAATGGAATCATGGCAGCTGGTAATGCTTGTGCATTTTTGGAAACAGTAAATGCTTCTGACGGTGAGACTAATATTGGACCATTAAGAATTACTACACCAAAGACTTCATTTACGATCAATTCGTTTTCGGCCTATGTGTCGGGAGCGAGTGGAGGTAAACCACAGAGCAGTGGAAATGTAACCTTTATTGGTACGCAATCTGATGGTACAGTGCTTACAGAGACGGTTGCCATAGGAATAGGGTCAGAGACTTCGGGGCATCATACAGGAATTGAATTTGTCGGTGATTTGCTCAATGCCCAGATCGTAAGTCTGAAATTCACATTGGCAGCGGGTCTCACTTATTTAGATATAGATGATTTAGAATTCTCAACGGCAGCTATAATCGAAGAGCAGTTTTCTATAGATAATGTTACTGCATCTGAAGGGAATTCTGGAACTAAGACCTTTAACTTTACAATTACTAGAAGTTCAAGTGTTGGTGCAGCCAGTGTAGATGTCATGACAAATGACATATCTGCTATTACCGGATCAGATTATACGGCAATATCAAGTACAACCATCAACTTTGCTGATGGTGAGGCTACCAAAACCGTAGCGGTGTTGGTAGAAGGAAATGTTGTGAAGGAGGCTGACAAAACTTTTTCAGTTGACTTAAGTAATCCTTCAGTAGGTTATTCCATTTTAGATGGTCAGGGTATTGGTACTATTTTAAATGATGATGGCGTAATAGAGACTTTTGAAGATGAGTTAAACAATAGTTCTGTTTTTGCCCAAAATGGTGTTCATTTTGAATCCACGGGTAGTATGAAAGTTTTGAACCGAAATGGATTAGGTGCTAACGGAAGTAATTATTTCTTAGCTACTCCGCCAGTTGGTCCATTTGTAAATGGCAATGTGGGTGGATTTAAAATAGCCTCTCCTGGTGCGTTTTTTGAAATTAAATCTTTGGATTATTGGATTGCAAATGGAATTGAATCTTCTTTTAGTTTAACCCCATATTTTGGAACAGTTGACTTCATAGGCACAAAAGCTGACGGAACAGGAACAATTACAGTTTCTCAATTACTACCTGCCCCCAATTTAAACGATTTTGACAATTTAGACTTTACAGGTACAAGTTTGGAAGGCATTTTACTTTCAAAACTCGAATTTAGTTTGTCAGGAGGCACACCTGAGATCAATTACTTGCAAATTGATAATTTAGATTACAATATCAGCTATTCAACAGCAACGCAAGTTTCTATTGCAGATGTAAGTTTTATAGAAGGGTCAGGAACAGGTAATACAACTACTTCCGTTGTTGTGAGTAGAACAAACAATTCAACGGCATTTTCTGTGGATGTAGCCTCTAGTGATGGATCTGCAACTGTCAATGACGATTACTTACCGTTAACTACTTCAGTTAACTTCACGGCTGGGGGTAATCTTTCGGAAAGTGTCATTTTTACAGGAGTAAAGGATGACCTCTTGGAAGAAAATGAAACAATTCTACTTACTCTTTCTAATGCTACCAATGGAGCATTACTTTTGGATGAAGTGGGAATTGCAACAATTTTAGAAGACGACCTTGTATGTGAGACTTTTGAGGACGATGCTAACGGAGCAAGTTCTTTTTCCGAAAGTGGAATGACATTTAGTACTACAGGTGACTGGAAAGTGAAAAACGGGACTGGTTTTGGTGCAAGTAGTTCTGACTTCTTTTTGAGTTCAGGAAGTTCAGCAGGAACAGGTGAAGTTGGTAATATAACGCTTAATAGTACGACTACAGCCTTTAAGCTTTCTAAACTCGATGCTTGGACAGCCACTTCCCTGCCAAATCTAATGGCTGGAGATGTTTTATTTACAGGTACTGAAGCAGGTACTGGTAGTACATATACTTTTAATATCACAGTTACACCTACTACTAATAGAGGAGACGGTTACCAAACAATTGATTTTACAAGCACCGCTTTAGATGGAGTTTTGCTTTCAAGTTTAAATGTCTCACTCGCCAGTCCTCTGGAATATATTGACATTGATAACTTTTGTTATGCTACTGAAATTCTTCCTCCAGTTATAGACATTAAAGACGCGACTTTAGCTGCAATCACAAATAATGGGCCTGCAAGTACAGCGAATAGCACAGACTTTGAAACTGTTTGTGGCTCGTCACCAGTCTCAAAAACGTATACAATAACAAATATTGGAGGTGCAGATTTAAACTTTACCGGTTCTGATCCAATATATGCCGTATTAGGCGGAACGAATGCTGACCAGTTTGCAATAACATCGCAACCAATTGCTGCTGTAACTGGCGGATCTTCAACTACCCTAGAGATTACCTATACACCTACTAATACAGGTGCCCATGCAGCGACCATTACATTAACTAGTGATGATCCCGTAAATCCTTCATTTGTAATCAATATTGCAGGTACAGGGAAATTTACTGCTGCACCTACCGACGCAACTGCAAGTTCGTCTATTATATGTGGAGGAGATCAAGTTACTTTAAGTGCAACAGGCTGTACAGGAATTATTCAATGGTATGAAGTTAACGGAGGGACTGCAGTAAGTTCTCCTGTTGCACCCATGGCTACTAATAGCTTTAAAGCGACTTGTACTATAGATGGATGCGAAAGTGATTTTAGTGCAAACTCTAATACAGTTACAGTTATAATCCCAGAAGCAGTTAGTCCAGGAGATGTAAATATTACATGGACTGGTGCTATAAGTACAGATTGGAACCTCTCATGTAATTGGAGTCCAGCTTGGGTGCCAGATGTAACTAATGCCAAAGTAATTATACCGAATACTACAAACAAGCCAGTATTGGCCACTTCTGCCGAAATAAAAGTTATGGATATTGCTGCAGATGCAAAATTAGAGATTGCAAACACTGGAGATTTAGATGTTAGAGGAAATGGAGGCACTGATATGGGGATCAAAGTATCTGGACTGTTAGAAAACCGTGGAGCATTATCTTTAGAATCTGCAACCAACACTGCAGCTGAAGTTTGTATTTATTTAGCAGGAAACGGTTCAAGGTTCGATAATTTGGGTTCAGGACTAGTTAGAATAAATGCTTTGGACGAAGCTTTTGAAATTGGGACTGTTGCTAGCATTAGTGCAATTATCACTAATGGGCCTAATGCAACCATAGTAATTGAAAATGGTATAGGCATACGCATGGATCAGCCGACAGATATATTAACCTTTACCAACGAAGGAAATTTCGTCTATAATGGCAGTGCAAGAGTTTTGGATTATCAAGGGACGGTAACTACCAACAATTCGGGGTCTATTAAAATCAATTCGGGAACAGGAATTAGTAACCCTTCAGGTTCTGATATTACCAATAGTGGAGACATTATCATGACAACGGGTTCATACGTTAATGGAGGTACAACATTAAACCAAGGTTTAATTCAAATGCCAAATGCCTTTGATTTTGTAAACGCAGGAACATTTACAAATGATGGAATATTAAAAGCAAACTCTATCTCGGGAATTACAAATAACAAGATTGCTCTTGAGAATAATTGTCCTCTTATTAGCATAGGAGCTACTAACGATTTTGTGATTGATGGCTATTTTTCAGATGCTATAGCAACCGTAAGTGCTGGGACTTATTCTCTTACAAATCCAGTAAATACGTTTATTCCTGTAAGTACCATGCCAACGGGCGTAAATACAATCTATGCTAAAATAACCAAAAACTCAGTCACTAGGATTGTTCCATTTGACTTCACAAATAACAAGCCAACTGCAGTTTCTATAAGTAAAACAGACATTTGTGTTGGAGAATCAATTACGTTAAATGCAACTTGTCCATCTGGTTCAACGGTAATTTGGTACAATTCGGCTTCAGGTTCCAATACGCCTTTTGCTACTGGTGATGGTCATAGCTTTTTACCTATAGTAGGAGGAAGTGTTTCGTACTATGCGGCATGCGAAATAAGTGCGTGTAGTCAAAGTACAAGAACACAGACTTCTAATGCCGTGAGTACATATGCAATTCCAGTAGCTCCTACAGTAGTTGATCAATCAGTATGTAGTGGAGGGGGTATAACTTTAGCAGGTACATGTGCTGCTGGTTCAAGCATTGTATGGTTCACAGATAATTTAGGTTCGAATCTTATCAGTCCAGCACTTACCAATGTAACTGCTACAGCTACATATTTCGCAGCCTGTGAAGGTACCAATCCTGCATCTTGTCAAGGCCCAATAGTTCCAGTAATATTGAATGTAGAAACTCCTTTGAGTTTTTTAAATTATGGTTTTGAATATTTCAATAATCTCTATGCTTGTGACAATGGTAGTATTCAAGCGTTTGTTCTAGACAGTAGAATAACCGGGTCACCTTACAATATTCAATGGCAAGTAGACGAAACAGGAGCTGGTTTTGTAGATATTGTTCCATCTGCCACCTACAGCGGATTGACAAATGATACCTTAACTATCAACAATACTACTGTAGCAATGGAGAATTTTAGATACAGGGCGACTATTTCGAATTTATGTTCTAGTGTTCAGTCGGACACAAGCATTTTAAAAATTAATAGATTACCATCTATCTTCACCGAACCAATCGGTCAAACGGTTTGTGTTGGTAATGAAACAACCTTGTCTGTAGTTGCTGATGGCTCAGGCCTTAGTTATCAATGGCAAGTAAATACGGGTTCAGGTTTTGTAAATGTTACAAACGGAGGGAATTACTCCAATATTTATTCGCCAAATTTAAAGATTAGTAACATTCAAAACAGTTCAAGTGGAGATGTATATCAATGTATTATTTATAACTCTTGTCAGTCTGTAACATCCGCTTCTGCAACTATAGTTGTGGATCCTACAATTACAATTCTTGGCCAACCAGGTGATAGATCGGTTTGCCAAGGTTCAACTATTGATTTTGCAGTAAGTGCTGTACACTTAGGAGGTAGCTCTGTAACATATCAATGGCAACGAAGTGGAAATGGCTTGACCTATACAAACATTACTAATAATGCAAATTACGCTGGAGCTCAAACTAATGTTTTGTCATTAAGTAATATCCCTGCAGGTTTAAATAATTATAGGTTTAGATGTGTAATGAATGGCTATTGTCAGTCGGAAGGTGTTTTACTAAGTGTAACACCTATTGCAACTGTAACTTCGAATCCAAAAAATGTAGAGATTTGCCAAGGAAACAATGCGATCTTCAATATTACAGCAGCGGGTAACGGTCTTACTTACAGATGGCAAGTAAACCAAGGTTCAGGTTTCGTAAATTTATTTGATGGAGGAATTTACCAAGGGGCAACTTCCCCAAGTTTAAAGCTTAATTTCCCTAGTGCGAGCATCAATAACTATCAATATAGATGTGTGGTTTCTGGTAGCTCTTCGTGTGATGTAATAGCAGATACTTCAGCTATTGCTACAATAACTGTTGGAATGGCGGCTGAGGCGAACACAATCTTGTGGAATTCACCAATTAGCACTGATGATGGTGTAAGCCAAGCAGTAGGCTATATATTGGCAATCAACGATATTCTACAGCCAAATGGTAAAGCGGAGTACCGTGCAGGAAACTCTATTTTGCTTAACCCTGGTTTTGAAGTGGAAGCAGGTGCTGTGTTTACGGCGAGAATAAGAAACCCTTGCCAAACTACTCCGATCACGAATAGCCAAAACGGAATTCCAGATACAATCATAAAGTAA
- a CDS encoding Microcystin-dependent protein, with product MSDPFLGTVILFAGNFAPRGWTFCDGQLLSINQNQALFSILGTTYGGDGRTTFGLPDLRGRVAIGEGQGPGLTDRNLGERGGSETVQLTVNTLPSHNHVQTASSYPPTKNTIVGSTSAASGDRNVPMDKIYTTESADVSMGETSSQGESFAHNNMQPYLTSRYIIAITGIFPSRN from the coding sequence ATGAGTGATCCATTTTTAGGAACAGTAATATTATTTGCAGGTAATTTTGCCCCACGAGGCTGGACATTTTGTGATGGGCAATTGTTATCAATCAATCAAAATCAGGCCTTGTTTTCAATATTGGGGACCACTTATGGTGGTGATGGGCGAACAACCTTTGGCTTGCCTGATTTAAGGGGTAGGGTTGCAATAGGCGAAGGTCAAGGACCAGGACTAACAGACCGAAATTTAGGTGAAAGAGGTGGAAGTGAAACTGTCCAGTTAACTGTGAATACATTGCCATCTCACAATCATGTGCAAACAGCTTCCAGTTATCCCCCAACTAAGAATACTATAGTCGGAAGCACAAGTGCAGCTAGTGGAGATAGAAATGTTCCCATGGATAAGATTTATACCACAGAAAGTGCAGACGTATCAATGGGAGAAACAAGTTCACAAGGAGAAAGTTTTGCACATAACAATATGCAGCCATACTTAACATCGAGGTACATCATAGCCATAACGGGTATTTTCCCTTCAAGAAACTAG
- a CDS encoding Microcystin-dependent protein translates to MTNAYIGEIILFAGNFNPRSWARCDGQLLAISQYSALFSLLGTTYGGDGRSTFALPDMRGRVATGVGTGPGLSTRQQGSRSGSETHTLNINEIPAHTHTQRGSSKPPTQNTASGASLASGDITTPMENIYAASNGDVPLSATGLAGGSQSHTNLQPILAVNFIICLQGIFPSRN, encoded by the coding sequence ATGACAAATGCATATATAGGAGAAATTATACTTTTTGCCGGAAATTTTAATCCAAGATCCTGGGCACGTTGTGATGGACAATTATTAGCAATCAGTCAATACAGTGCGTTGTTTTCATTATTAGGTACTACATACGGTGGTGATGGGCGTTCAACTTTCGCATTACCAGATATGCGTGGTAGGGTTGCAACAGGGGTAGGTACAGGGCCTGGTTTATCAACTCGCCAACAAGGCAGTAGATCAGGATCTGAGACTCACACATTAAACATTAATGAAATTCCAGCTCATACCCATACACAGCGAGGTTCCAGTAAACCACCCACGCAAAACACTGCTTCAGGAGCGTCTTTGGCAAGTGGTGATATAACCACACCTATGGAAAATATATATGCGGCGAGCAATGGTGATGTTCCATTATCAGCTACAGGGCTTGCGGGAGGAAGTCAAAGCCATACAAATTTGCAGCCTATTCTTGCTGTAAATTTTATTATATGCCTTCAAGGGATATTTCCATCAAGGAATTAA
- a CDS encoding Microcystin-dependent protein, producing the protein MEPSLAEIVLFAGNFAPRGWALCHGQLLPISQNTALFSLLGTIYGGDGRTTFALPDLRGRAPVSPGNGPGLSNYNIGQRTGVESVTLNSTHIPSHTHNMQASSNPPSKNTAEGASLASGDRITPLNNIYATGGGNVSMGSNTGDTGNGQAHNNMQPFIALNYIIALQGTYPSRN; encoded by the coding sequence ATGGAACCGTCATTAGCAGAAATCGTATTATTTGCAGGAAATTTTGCACCTAGAGGTTGGGCACTTTGTCACGGTCAATTATTGCCTATTTCTCAAAATACTGCACTATTTTCATTACTAGGAACAATATATGGTGGTGATGGAAGAACAACTTTCGCACTTCCTGACCTTCGCGGTAGAGCCCCGGTTAGTCCTGGTAATGGGCCTGGTTTATCTAATTATAATATTGGTCAGCGTACAGGTGTAGAGAGTGTTACACTTAACAGTACACATATACCATCTCACACACACAATATGCAAGCATCTAGTAATCCTCCTTCGAAAAATACGGCAGAGGGAGCAAGCTTGGCAAGTGGAGATAGAATTACGCCTTTGAATAATATTTATGCAACTGGTGGAGGAAACGTTTCTATGGGCTCAAATACTGGAGATACTGGTAATGGTCAAGCTCACAACAATATGCAACCATTTATTGCACTAAATTATATCATTGCTTTACAAGGAACTTACCCATCTCGCAATTAA